From the genome of Deltaproteobacteria bacterium, one region includes:
- a CDS encoding HNH endonuclease → MKFEFSPKGVRASDEEMLADIVSVAKALGRDTLAYNEYSDAGKYGADTVRRRFGSWNNAIKRAGLKILKIHGIPDEQLFENLQEIWIRLGRQPSRDALKRSNSKFGSATYEARFGTWNKALMAFVAWANKDGAKMPAHQSRDRTPQAAPRSINLRLRFLVMKRDDFKCQSCGHSPATHPNTVLHIDHIQPWSKGGSTDLKNLQTLCSNCNLGKGDVI, encoded by the coding sequence ATGAAATTTGAATTCTCACCAAAGGGTGTCCGCGCCTCCGATGAAGAAATGTTGGCGGATATAGTCAGCGTTGCGAAGGCGCTCGGCCGGGATACATTGGCCTATAACGAGTATTCTGATGCTGGTAAATATGGAGCAGACACCGTACGCCGTCGCTTTGGCTCTTGGAATAACGCCATAAAACGCGCGGGCTTGAAAATACTCAAGATTCATGGCATCCCCGATGAGCAGCTTTTTGAGAACCTTCAAGAAATCTGGATTCGGCTTGGGCGCCAACCGTCGCGTGATGCGCTGAAACGAAGCAACTCAAAATTTGGAAGCGCTACATACGAGGCTCGGTTTGGCACCTGGAACAAGGCACTGATGGCATTTGTTGCCTGGGCCAATAAGGATGGAGCCAAAATGCCTGCACACCAATCAAGGGATAGAACACCACAAGCCGCTCCTCGTTCTATAAATCTAAGACTCAGGTTCCTCGTCATGAAGCGAGATGACTTTAAATGCCAATCCTGTGGACACAGTCCTGCTACCCATCCAAACACGGTTCTTCATATTGATCATATTCAGCCTTGGTCAAAGGGCGGGAGCACCGATCTGAAAAATCTACAGACGCTTTGCTCTAACTGCAATCTAGGAAAAGGGGACGTTATTTGA
- a CDS encoding YtxH domain-containing protein — MSENNGNTMGMMFAFLVGGLIGAGLALLYAPTSGEETRRRLREQAAQKGDELKQGYATVIDTVEEGVGKVKEIIEDRKNEVAAAYQTGKEAYQREKAKYTKETA, encoded by the coding sequence ATGTCAGAGAATAACGGCAACACAATGGGTATGATGTTTGCTTTTCTGGTCGGAGGGCTTATCGGCGCAGGTCTTGCCCTGCTCTATGCCCCGACGTCAGGGGAAGAGACAAGAAGGCGGTTAAGGGAGCAGGCGGCTCAGAAGGGCGATGAATTAAAACAGGGTTATGCGACAGTAATAGATACCGTAGAAGAAGGGGTGGGCAAGGTTAAAGAAATTATTGAAGATAGAAAGAATGAGGTTGCAGCCGCTTACCAGACAGGTAAAGAGGCATATCAGAGAGAAAAGGCAAAATATACAAAGGAGACCGCCTGA
- a CDS encoding helix-turn-helix transcriptional regulator, producing MKNNVVGDNIRRIRESLKLTQEELALRCDLTQGYINFLENGKRGYTKKSLAKITKALDIHISQLFEEKGVRNYVAEPPATYGKRSHIYDEIIALLDKLPNNAVEHYKVLLMAEIGIRAKEKGR from the coding sequence ATGAAAAATAATGTCGTTGGAGATAACATAAGACGAATAAGGGAGAGTTTAAAACTTACACAGGAAGAGTTAGCCTTAAGGTGTGATTTAACTCAGGGTTATATAAACTTTCTGGAAAATGGGAAAAGGGGTTATACTAAAAAGTCTCTGGCAAAGATTACGAAGGCCTTGGACATCCATATCTCACAGTTGTTTGAAGAGAAAGGTGTCCGAAACTATGTTGCTGAACCTCCTGCAACATACGGGAAAAGAAGCCATATTTATGATGAGATAATTGCCCTGCTCGACAAGCTTCCGAATAATGCGGTGGAACATTATAAGGTGCTTCTCATGGCCGAGATAGGGATAAGGGCTAAAGAAAAAGGGCGATAG
- a CDS encoding response regulator: MTKKRLLIVDDERAVRLLLAEILSWADYAVDLAEHGKHALQMLRRNSYDLIITDVNMPEMDGISFYRAIKEDLPELKDRVLFLTGNPTDETISFFKENNCKYMTKPFNGLDLLDQIEGIIKRAGRKSKIHL; this comes from the coding sequence ATGACCAAAAAGAGACTTCTTATTGTTGATGATGAGCGAGCTGTAAGATTGCTATTGGCCGAGATATTGTCATGGGCAGACTATGCTGTTGACCTGGCTGAGCATGGGAAACATGCGCTGCAAATGCTTCGCAGGAACAGCTATGACCTGATAATCACGGATGTGAATATGCCGGAAATGGACGGCATAAGTTTTTACCGCGCAATCAAAGAGGATCTGCCTGAGCTAAAGGATAGGGTATTATTCCTGACCGGCAATCCAACGGATGAGACAATATCATTTTTTAAAGAAAATAACTGCAAATACATGACAAAACCATTTAATGGGTTGGATTTGCTGGACCAGATAGAAGGTATAATAAAGAGGGCGGGCAGGAAGTCAAAGATTCACCTTTAA
- a CDS encoding DUF948 domain-containing protein: MTFTVTIAELSIFLAAIAFFILAIYLIPLIIQLRNTAKAVEDFSQKGKEAMEDINLLVKKLNGPAEDIGGVVKKAAEVGLKAVHLTDIVVNQLKGPIITISSIIAGIEFGLKHFKKKEGDKDVRE, encoded by the coding sequence ATGACATTTACAGTTACAATTGCTGAACTCTCTATCTTTCTTGCAGCCATAGCCTTTTTTATACTGGCAATATATCTTATTCCTCTGATTATTCAGCTTCGCAATACTGCAAAAGCGGTTGAAGATTTTTCACAAAAGGGAAAAGAGGCAATGGAAGATATAAACCTGCTGGTCAAGAAGTTGAATGGTCCGGCTGAGGATATAGGCGGTGTAGTAAAAAAGGCTGCGGAGGTAGGGCTTAAGGCAGTGCATCTGACTGATATAGTGGTAAACCAGCTAAAAGGGCCTATAATCACAATCTCAAGCATTATAGCCGGCATTGAGTTTGGTTTAAAACATTTCAAAAAAAAGGAGGGTGATAAAGATGTCAGAGAATAA
- a CDS encoding TraR/DksA family transcriptional regulator has product MANSKKNKLKTKAKKAVRKQKTAASMAQPAKIKKAKVKPVKQKAGVKKSSKNLGAWAAPKTGKPRSKDSFKKVMIKKLLKVKSDLLADVAEKVKNESNSLKFEIGDIYDIASSEGERELTLMLGDRDREKLAETEEAIERVKNKTYGVCDECGEPIGEARLMAMPFTKVCIDCKLKDEKEKGAKRRYEEEPGLAILEKTEAEEEEF; this is encoded by the coding sequence ATGGCGAACTCTAAGAAAAACAAACTAAAGACAAAGGCAAAGAAGGCTGTAAGAAAACAAAAGACAGCGGCTTCCATGGCACAGCCCGCAAAAATAAAAAAGGCTAAGGTTAAACCAGTCAAACAAAAAGCGGGCGTAAAAAAATCGAGTAAGAATCTTGGCGCATGGGCTGCCCCAAAAACTGGGAAACCCAGGTCGAAAGACTCTTTTAAAAAAGTGATGATTAAAAAACTACTCAAGGTCAAGTCGGATCTTCTGGCAGATGTGGCTGAAAAGGTAAAGAATGAAAGCAATTCTCTCAAATTTGAGATCGGGGATATTTATGACATTGCAAGTAGCGAGGGGGAGAGGGAGTTAACCCTCATGCTTGGCGACAGGGACAGAGAAAAACTGGCTGAGACGGAAGAGGCCATTGAGAGGGTTAAAAATAAAACTTACGGGGTTTGTGACGAGTGCGGCGAGCCGATAGGGGAGGCAAGGCTTATGGCCATGCCGTTTACAAAGGTTTGCATAGACTGTAAATTAAAGGACGAAAAAGAAAAAGGCGCCAAAAGACGTTATGAGGAAGAACCCGGGCTGGCTATACTGGAAAAGACAGAGGCTGAGGAAGAAGAGTTTTGA
- a CDS encoding FAD:protein FMN transferase, protein MKPTTVAIAAIILVLSIIALSVYNKKPLEIKYSRILMGTVVEISIIGDDETRLNAAAETAFAEIKRLEGLMSHYKEDSDVGRINAAAGKEAAHVSIETFEVIEAALEVSRLSSGAFDVTMGALGKAWHFTKDDKGAMSPPSKEEVKTILQLVDYRQIILDKEHSAVKLAKEGMKINLGGVAKGYIVGRAAAVLNKNGVKKGIIHAGGDMVVFNETDVSPRLIGIQDPRNKDKMIGTLKISNAAIASSGDYERFFIKDGKRYHHIMDPSTGFPADKSMAVTIAAKNPTFADALSTAVFVMGPIDGMKLIEELPDVEGLIISADGKITVSSGLKVNL, encoded by the coding sequence TTGAAACCAACCACAGTTGCAATTGCGGCAATCATCCTTGTCCTTTCAATCATCGCATTATCCGTTTATAACAAAAAGCCCCTTGAGATAAAATATAGCCGGATCCTCATGGGGACTGTTGTAGAGATTAGCATTATTGGAGACGATGAGACAAGGCTGAATGCGGCGGCAGAGACTGCATTTGCTGAGATTAAAAGACTCGAAGGTCTAATGAGTCACTACAAAGAGGACAGCGATGTAGGAAGGATAAATGCGGCTGCGGGAAAAGAGGCAGCGCATGTTTCTATTGAAACTTTTGAGGTAATAGAGGCGGCTTTAGAGGTTTCTCGTTTGAGCAGCGGCGCATTTGATGTAACAATGGGCGCTCTTGGGAAGGCCTGGCATTTTACCAAAGACGATAAAGGGGCCATGAGTCCGCCTTCCAAAGAAGAGGTTAAAACAATTCTCCAGCTTGTAGATTACAGGCAGATAATTCTTGATAAAGAACACAGCGCTGTCAAACTGGCAAAAGAAGGCATGAAGATAAACCTTGGCGGTGTTGCGAAAGGGTACATTGTCGGCAGGGCAGCAGCTGTATTAAATAAAAACGGTGTTAAAAAAGGCATTATCCATGCAGGCGGAGATATGGTGGTATTTAATGAGACAGATGTCTCTCCGCGGCTTATCGGTATTCAGGACCCGCGCAACAAAGATAAAATGATTGGAACTCTAAAAATTTCTAATGCCGCAATTGCCTCGTCAGGAGATTATGAGAGGTTTTTTATAAAGGATGGGAAAAGATATCATCACATCATGGACCCCTCCACAGGTTTTCCGGCTGATAAATCTATGGCTGTAACAATAGCGGCGAAAAACCCGACCTTTGCAGACGCCTTATCAACAGCAGTATTTGTTATGGGGCCTATAGATGGCATGAAGCTGATTGAGGAACTGCCTGATGTGGAAGGATTAATAATCAGCGCGGATGGAAAGATAACAGTATCCTCCGGATTAAAGGTGAATCTTTGA
- a CDS encoding poly-beta-1,6-N-acetyl-D-glucosamine N-deacetylase PgaB has product MCYFKIQGPGVWGLGSGWSNAIKGIFLFFFLLIPDPWSLFPVVTAQESRPFLTDKDQFNYAMFLYKQGHYAVSAREFGRVIEYFPGSPVTPQAQYMIGDAYLKASLYKEAKNQFEQFIKNFPANELKEEALLKLGIAKTRLKEAALFSIPKLPIIKIPSASLHQEERAIRAVQVALFEGKDYKEVDSEIDSLKAAGIDTIILRVFHNNGDRFYPFIIKPKNRGTHPQDRSGVYFKTKESPVIEDILGAVLDMAHKKGLKVFAWMTTKYADYGLEDRKDLHCKEYDFHTKGIIPCRGLDLFNERAVYHLERLFSDLAEYPVDGVLFQDDLVLKHNEGFGPYAERMFEKDNGRRFAADELYSNVSENGGGGYTAGYTDEFWRWAAWKNKRLLHVAKRIRAAVKNKRPDVKFAINLMYESVSNPPYAMAWLSQSLDEAVKLDFDYYAIMAYHRQMQGELKKEPYEIHGLIEKMANEAVRKVSEPQKVLMKLQTINWNTSQPLPEQEVIGLLRKLKEVDNISIAVAPYRRDFPFGELADRKKITQLLR; this is encoded by the coding sequence ATGTGTTATTTTAAAATACAGGGACCAGGGGTCTGGGGTCTGGGGTCAGGATGGTCTAATGCCATAAAAGGGATTTTTTTGTTTTTTTTCCTGCTGATCCCTGACCCCTGGTCCCTGTTCCCTGTAGTTACCGCCCAAGAATCCCGCCCTTTTCTAACCGACAAAGACCAGTTCAATTACGCCATGTTTCTCTATAAGCAGGGACATTATGCTGTTAGTGCAAGGGAGTTCGGCAGGGTGATAGAATATTTTCCCGGAAGCCCCGTTACCCCGCAGGCTCAATATATGATTGGCGATGCGTATCTGAAAGCATCCCTGTACAAAGAGGCTAAAAACCAATTTGAGCAGTTCATTAAAAATTTCCCTGCTAATGAACTTAAAGAAGAAGCATTGTTAAAGTTGGGGATTGCCAAAACCAGGTTAAAAGAGGCTGCCCTTTTTTCTATCCCGAAACTTCCGATAATAAAAATTCCTTCTGCGTCTTTACATCAAGAGGAAAGGGCAATCAGGGCTGTTCAGGTTGCCCTTTTTGAAGGAAAGGATTATAAAGAGGTTGACAGCGAGATAGATAGTTTGAAGGCTGCCGGCATAGATACTATCATCCTGAGGGTTTTCCATAACAACGGAGACCGGTTTTATCCATTTATTATAAAGCCAAAAAACCGGGGCACCCATCCGCAGGATAGGTCGGGGGTCTATTTTAAAACCAAAGAGTCTCCTGTAATTGAGGATATATTAGGCGCTGTTCTTGATATGGCGCATAAAAAGGGGTTGAAGGTGTTTGCGTGGATGACGACAAAATATGCTGACTATGGATTGGAAGATAGAAAAGACCTTCATTGCAAGGAGTATGACTTTCATACAAAAGGTATTATCCCATGCAGAGGGCTTGACCTTTTTAACGAAAGGGCTGTTTACCATCTGGAAAGGCTCTTTAGCGACCTTGCAGAATATCCTGTTGATGGTGTGCTCTTTCAGGATGACCTTGTTTTAAAACATAACGAGGGCTTTGGGCCTTATGCGGAGAGGATGTTTGAAAAGGATAATGGCAGGAGGTTTGCAGCAGATGAATTATACAGCAATGTGTCGGAAAACGGCGGTGGAGGATATACTGCCGGCTATACCGATGAATTCTGGAGATGGGCGGCATGGAAAAATAAAAGGCTGCTCCATGTTGCAAAAAGGATTAGGGCTGCTGTAAAAAACAAAAGGCCGGATGTAAAATTTGCAATAAATCTGATGTATGAAAGCGTTTCAAATCCCCCTTATGCGATGGCGTGGCTTTCCCAGAGTCTTGACGAGGCTGTAAAGCTGGATTTTGATTATTATGCAATAATGGCATATCACCGGCAGATGCAGGGAGAGTTAAAAAAAGAGCCTTATGAAATACACGGCCTGATAGAAAAGATGGCAAATGAGGCTGTCAGGAAGGTTTCCGAGCCGCAAAAGGTTCTTATGAAACTTCAGACGATTAACTGGAACACCTCGCAGCCGTTGCCGGAACAGGAGGTGATAGGCCTTTTAAGAAAGCTGAAAGAGGTTGATAATATAAGCATTGCTGTGGCGCCTTACAGGAGAGATTTCCCATTTGGGGAATTAGCTGACCGAAAGAAAATCACACAATTATTGAGGTAA